Genomic DNA from bacterium:
ATGAGCTCATCCTTGCCGCAAACGCAATCCCCGTGGCGCTCTGCGGCGGAACAGCCTTTTCGATCCCTTACGCCGAGAAGATGTTTCCCCGCGATATCTGCCCGCTCGTTAAATCGACCCTCGGTCTCGCTTTTTCCAAGACCTGTCCATTTGCTCCCATCAAGGACATGGCGGTGGGGGAGACAACATGCGACGCGAAGAAGAAAACCTGGGATATACTGTCACAGCGGGTCAATTTTCATGTGATCGAGATACCGCAGAAGAAGACGGAGCAGGGGAAAAGCCTCTGGCTGCAGGAAGTTCGCGCTTTCAGGGACCGTATCGAGAAACTGACCGGAAATACCATAGAATACGGCGTGCTCAAGGATAAAATACGCCTCATGAACCGTAAGCGCCTGCTCCTCAAACAGTTAAATGAACTCCGCATGCTCCCGGAACCGCCAATCAGCGGAAAGGACGCGCTTGTCGTGATGCAGGTGGCGCTCTTCGATGAGCCCGAACGTTTCTGCACGAAGCTCGAAGTGCTCATCCACGAGCTGCAGGAGCGTGTCAAGAATAATGTCTCCCCCTTTACTCCGGGAGCGGCGCGGTTCCTTGTGGCAGGCAGCCCGAGCGTCATGGGCAACTGGAAGGTTCATCACATTGTCGAAACCTCGGGCGGCGCTGTGGTATGCGATGAAAGCTGCACCGGCACGCGCTACTTCGAGCATCTCGTGGACGAGGGCGGCGGGACAGTGGATGAGCAGATAGAAGCCCTTGCGGAACGGTACTTCTCCATCGACTGCTCATGCTTCACTCCCAACACCGAGCGTATCGACCATATCGTGGAGCTCGTAAAAAACTACCACGTCGACGCCGTTGTGCAGTATATTCTCCAGTATTGCCACACGTACAATATCGAGGCTGTCCGTGTATCCGGTGCGCTCAAAAAGGCCGGTATTCCGTCGATTGTCATCGAAACCGACTACGGCGAAGAGGATGAGGGACAACTACGCACGCGCATCGAGGCTCTGCTCGAAAGCGTGAAAGGCTGAACCGATGTCTGTACACACGAAGTCGGCCATCGGTATCGATATCGGTTCCCGCATGACCAAAATAGTACGCATCTGCGGAGGAACAGTCACCGATGCCGAGATGTTCGACACCGGTCACAATCCGCTCGTGGAACTGAGCGCGGTGATGCGAGGGCTTAATGGAGATATCGTCGTAGCCACCGGATATGGGCGGAAGCTTGTGCAGGCGCCGTTTTCCTGCGGGGCAGTGACCGAGATAAAGGCATGCGCGCGCGGAGCCCGGCACCTCTGCCCGGACTGTGACAGCGTGATCGATATCGGCGGGCAGGATACGAAAGCCATCGAGCTCGGTAAAAACGGCGGCTTCGGCAGATTCGAGATGAACGACCGGTGCGCGGCGGGTACGGGGCGATTCCTCGAGGTGATGGCCTCGGCTCTCGGTTACACAATTGAAAATTTTGGCGAAGAAGCGCTGAGCGCAGACATGCCGGTGCATGTCAACAGCATGTGCACCGTGTTCGCCGAATCGGAAGTTGTGTCGCTCATCATGCGCGGAGAGGACAGACGCCGTATCGCCCTGGGCCTTCATATGGCGACAGTTCGTCGCGTTGCGGCCATGGCGTCCCGTATTACGGTCGGCGGCAGGATTCTGTTTGCGGGAGGTGTCGCGAATAATCCCGGTATCGGCGCCTTGCTTCGCGACGAGCTGTCATGCGAACTGGTGGTTCCCGAACGGCCCGAGTTCGTTGTCGCCCTCGGCGCGGCGCTCATCGGCCTGCAAGGAGTTTGAGTGAAACAATCGGATGTGGGAAAACATATATCTCATCATGAGGGGTGGAGGTGAAGGGGACCCGGTGGTCCTCACGGTCTTCAAAACCGTCGTGCCACTTAACAGTGACGGGTGGGTTCGACTCCCATTCACCTCCGCCAGTTTGAAACGCCATGGGTAAAAAAGTCAATAAAACAACCGGTCATGACGATCCGCGAAGTCGTCTTGTCTCCGTTTCCGCGCTTCTGGAAGAACCCGCGATCAGGGCAATGATCGTGGAATATTCCCGTCCCGCGGTTCTGGACGCCATACACGGTGTGCTCGACCGTCTCAGGAATCGGGCTGCTCAGGACCAGGAACTCCCCGGAACCGGCGATATAGCGGAAGAAATTCGCGCGGCACTCGCCGGGAGCGAGTCCGAACGCCTTCGGCCCGTAGTCAACGCAACCGGCATCATTCTCCATACCGGTCTCGGGAGGGCGGTGCTTCCAAAGCGGGCAGCAAATGCCCTTGCAGGCCTCGACCGCTGCTGCAACATGCAGATCGACCTCGAAACGGG
This window encodes:
- a CDS encoding 2-hydroxyacyl-CoA dehydratase family protein: MNQHTQLWTDLGLDVPLHEKLVDSLGARYGEIIMSQKNRPRGMGYFDEAVHESHGGRIQEIVDAKRQGAKMIGTFCIYVPDELILAANAIPVALCGGTAFSIPYAEKMFPRDICPLVKSTLGLAFSKTCPFAPIKDMAVGETTCDAKKKTWDILSQRVNFHVIEIPQKKTEQGKSLWLQEVRAFRDRIEKLTGNTIEYGVLKDKIRLMNRKRLLLKQLNELRMLPEPPISGKDALVVMQVALFDEPERFCTKLEVLIHELQERVKNNVSPFTPGAARFLVAGSPSVMGNWKVHHIVETSGGAVVCDESCTGTRYFEHLVDEGGGTVDEQIEALAERYFSIDCSCFTPNTERIDHIVELVKNYHVDAVVQYILQYCHTYNIEAVRVSGALKKAGIPSIVIETDYGEEDEGQLRTRIEALLESVKG
- a CDS encoding acyl-CoA dehydratase activase; protein product: MSVHTKSAIGIDIGSRMTKIVRICGGTVTDAEMFDTGHNPLVELSAVMRGLNGDIVVATGYGRKLVQAPFSCGAVTEIKACARGARHLCPDCDSVIDIGGQDTKAIELGKNGGFGRFEMNDRCAAGTGRFLEVMASALGYTIENFGEEALSADMPVHVNSMCTVFAESEVVSLIMRGEDRRRIALGLHMATVRRVAAMASRITVGGRILFAGGVANNPGIGALLRDELSCELVVPERPEFVVALGAALIGLQGV